Proteins co-encoded in one Sporichthyaceae bacterium genomic window:
- a CDS encoding transposase codes for MTSVSVNTRENVTKSGRQLSPEQAAAAAMVAEARQRGLELTGPGGLLKLFTKNVLEVALNEEMTEHLGHEKNQADPGRDSVNVRNGARPKTVISDAAGEVAIDVRRDREGTFEPQIVKKRQRRLTDVDEIVLSLYAKG; via the coding sequence ATGACATCGGTTTCCGTGAACACACGGGAGAACGTGACCAAGTCAGGGCGGCAGCTGTCGCCGGAGCAGGCCGCCGCGGCGGCGATGGTGGCCGAGGCGCGGCAGCGCGGGTTGGAGCTGACCGGTCCGGGTGGGTTGTTGAAGTTGTTCACGAAGAATGTGTTGGAGGTGGCGCTGAACGAGGAAATGACCGAGCATCTCGGTCACGAGAAGAATCAGGCGGACCCTGGTCGGGACTCGGTCAATGTGCGGAACGGCGCTCGGCCGAAGACCGTGATCTCGGACGCCGCCGGAGAAGTGGCCATCGACGTACGACGAGATCGGGAAGGAACATTCGAACCGCAAATCGTCAAGAAACGGCAGCGGCGGCTGACCGATGTCGATGAGATCGTGCTGTCGCTGTATGCGAAGGGGT